The following DNA comes from Malania oleifera isolate guangnan ecotype guangnan chromosome 12, ASM2987363v1, whole genome shotgun sequence.
ATTATAAATTAGtactaaatacatatataaatataaatatatatatatatatataatgtgcatataattttaaatatatttataaaacatatattgtATGACATAGATatggtaaaaaaataataaaattacaaagctCAATTACTCAAAAGTTGATTCAGGTATTAATTATAATTGAACTTAAACTGACTCATTAAAATACATGAATAGTTCAAACTCAACTCAGATTTAAAACTTAATATTATTTAAGTTTTTGAAAACATTAACTATATGTGTGCAATATAAAAACGTAGTAACAAAATAAATTGAAAtctatcattttatttttttccatatttttatataatttttttttcaattttattcctaccttcttctttttttgtttgaaaatattattgcATTGTGAATCAAACATATAAGGAtgaaggaaggaaaaaaaaaaaaaaaggagcttaGGTAGCAGTAAAGATTTTTCATTTAAGTGAGAAGAGAAATGTGTAACAAATCTCAGTTCTGATTTGCCAATACAAGCTAAAGAGAGAATGATACAAGGCGGTACTACTGAGTCACACTAGACTCACTACCCATAATAAGGAATGAGTATCAGAGCCAGAGCGCTCCTGCTTCCTTCAGCAGAGGAACCAACGTCCCATTTATGTGAGACGCCATGACTCGATCCATTGCTCCCACGAGCTTCCCCCCTATGAACACCACCGGCAACACAGCTCCCCCGCCGCCGCCGCCATGCCGCCCGGAGCTGATCTTACTCCGCATCATCAGCCTGAGGAGAGCCCTCTCGATTTCCTTTCCTGCTGGGTGGTGGTCCAGCTCGTACACGGTGGGGCTCACCCCCATCCCGCAGAACAGCCTCTTCACCGCGTGGCACATGCAGCACCCGCTGTTGCTGAACACCACCACCGCGTTCTCCGCCGCCGCCTTCCTCACCACCCCTTCCACCGCCGCATCTCCCCCACCCCCTCCCCCGCACTGCACCCCGCCGTTGAACCCATACCCCGCCACCCACGGTGCCTCCGCCTCCACCTGCCTGTAATACTCCATCTTTACCCCTAAACAAAATTTCGAAAGAGCAAAGCAAATaggtcgagagagagagagagagaagactgCAGGTGGTGGACGGTGGCGGGGTGGGTTATATAGGAGTGGTGTAGGGGTATTATGGTAATTGGGGGAGTTTGTCTGCATGTTGTCGCGGCGCGTGCGGTAGAGGGACTGAGGAATTCCTGGTTTTTTTGCTTAAAAAGGATAGCCATGCATGCAGAGAGGTGtcccctctctcactctctctctctctctctctcacacacacacagattAAAATTAAGATTAAAATATTTCATTAATATATGAATTACTGTTCATCACTTTCGAATTAGGCGGCTAGGTTTGGCAGAAGGGGGGTACTGGTTCTCTTTTTCAGGTGAGGTTGCAGGCGGTGGTCGTAAGACGGCTGTCTCCGTCCTTGTTGTCGGCCTGACGGCGAACCGCCGGTTGGTTCTGAGGCCAAAAAACAAGAGACAAATGAATGATCCGAAGAAAGAGAACTGAAAAAGaagctagaagaagaagaaagaagaaagacgaAGAGAGAAAAGATGGAATAGAATTTTTGTCAGTTAGTTGTCGAGTTGCATGGCACATCCCATCCAATCAGATTGCGCGTGCAGCCCAGTTGTCAGGCATGTTCCACCGGTGAGCTTTTATATATTTTGACCTACCTACTCCTTAGTCTAACCATAGGCTCTTTTTAATCTCTCCGGAGAAAAACCACGTCATCAGTTCTGGTTGATGAATAGGTAGGTCCTCGCATGCCACCTCAATGCCAGTCCAGCGCCACGTAACACTCTTAATGTATTAACTTTGGCCTTTTGGAGACATCCTCCCGAATAGACTAGACTCTATCTCATATCCGAAACCATAGTTTAAAATCCTAGCCCAATATGGCCCGTGATTttagttttaaatatttttttaatattatgttTTTTTAATCTTAGTGAATATTGAGATTGAACACCACAATGCGagaatcttttattttttaaaaaactttttttttttttgaagaaaaaatacGAATGCAAAAATCTAATTTTTCTGCTGGCCGGTCACAGCCATCCATGTCGTGCTCTCTGCGGAGGACTCGACGTAGGaattaacctatatatatatatatatatgtgaggaTTCAAATTGCATGAGATGCTGTTCACCAAGGTAGTGACATTTACGCCAGCCTAGCTTGTACGTCctagaaaaagaagagaagagaagagaagaggagaaaagaaaaagaggtcTCTGCAGGCTGAACCACAGGGGGAGTCGGGCGGCGGGTGCGGAATTGGC
Coding sequences within:
- the LOC131144053 gene encoding glutaredoxin-C5-like; this encodes MEYYRQVEAEAPWVAGYGFNGGVQCGGGGGGDAAVEGVVRKAAAENAVVVFSNSGCCMCHAVKRLFCGMGVSPTVYELDHHPAGKEIERALLRLMMRSKISSGRHGGGGGGAVLPVVFIGGKLVGAMDRVMASHINGTLVPLLKEAGALWL